From Myxocyprinus asiaticus isolate MX2 ecotype Aquarium Trade chromosome 47, UBuf_Myxa_2, whole genome shotgun sequence:
CTATCgaatagtgtgtgtgtgcgtattgcGGGTGATTTGCTAAAACTGTGCAGATAGCTACATgtgcaaatatgttggacacaCTCCAAAAAGAGGCTTTTGTTTGTCAGTTGCACCAAATGCATGCTCACTTGCAGTACGGCTCTTACAAAATAAtactattatatatttatttaatataatatggCATTTATTCATAATACATTTAGTTATAGTATTATTCAATATTATAAAATCCCTGCTATTTAGCAAGTCTAAGAGAAGTTGATGAAAACAAGTGTGACACTCTTCTCTTTAACTCataaataacaaagaaaaaaattcaatatTATGTATACCTTAAGCCTTTGCACAACTGTTGTATACTAaaatgaaatctgaatttcaaaccgcaaaTATCGTGACCATGTTAAAGTTGAGACACGGAGGCTGTGCAGGAGAGAACCAGCACTCGCTGCTCATTTTGCAGGAGCCTGGCACACTTGTTCGCCGTACTGGTGCGCTACGGCCAGCCCACTTCAATCGAGCACTGGATATAACCCAAATTTTTATTCCAAAataaaaagtctctcatcatttactcgccttcatgccataccagatgtgtattattttctttctgctgcagaacacaaacaaagatttttagaagaatatctcagctctgtaggtccatacaatgcaagtgaatagtgaccaaaattttgaagctataAAAAGCACatataagcagcataaaagtaatccataaaactccagtgttttaatccatgtcttcaaaagcaaacATGTGAGAACAGAGCAAAATATAACTCCTATATAATATaacttggagcttcaaagttttggtcaccattcacttgcattgtgttgacctactgagctgaaatattcttctgaaaatctttatgttctgcagaagaaagaaagtcatatacatctgtgatggcatgagggtgagtaaatgatgagaattttgggtgaactgtccctttaaaatatttcacaatatttcgCCAGTTagaaacaatgtttaaaacattaaaatacaaaataatttggaCATAAATTGTTAGAAGGCTTTTTTCTCTAAGAGTTATAGGAGTTGTATGATCATCAGTATGTTATCAGTTATGATATTGAGTTCTTAAataaccaaaaaacaaacaaacaaacaaaacaaaaaacaaaataaagcccTTCACATTAATGTGTCATCAAGGGTTGTTCTATTATTCTCTAAAATTGATACCTgccatttattcatattaatttgCTCTTGCAGTTTCCGTTtctgaaatgaatttcaggcttgaTGAAACCCTTTGTGGGTGCAATCTGATTAATTTGTATCGACGCCATACTTTATTATGTGCATTTGGAGGCACGCCTCGGAACTGCATATTCATTTCGGGGAAACGCCAAAAAAATGGCAAGACTTGCTATTTTGCACAACACAAGGATGCAATCCTTAGAAGACTATGGTAGTAGATCAGTTCAGACCTTTTTTGCAGATGCTATTAAGTTTGCacatgtttttacacacacatttacctttagtaaatcagggcctaAAACAGCAATAAACTCTGCTGCACCTTTTATGGATTACATCCTATATGAATATGTAAAATAGCCtaataaaatgtaactaaaatcacattttacattttaattaattacaatgaACATCTAACATGCCCCTCTTACCTGTGGACTCAAGGTAGTCTCCTTCATGGGAGTGTTTGTAGAGGAAAAAGTGATATCTCGCCGCGTCTTTAGGGATCCTTTTCGGCAGGTCTCTCAATTCCGTAGGTGTTGTGCTGGACAACTTGATGGATTCTTTAGAAAAATCGATTTCCTGTTAAGGGTATGGACACAATCAATAACTCTCTGTGAATATTTAATCAGAACTACTGTAGGTATTTGTGTCACATAAAGTTAGGGGTTATATTGTTAGGGGTCAACCCAACAGGTTCTTAAATAAACATGGCTTTATTGCCATAAGGCAATTCAGGTGAGAGCAATATCTGTATTGACTGTGAATAACAGAAAACAAAGCATGAAAAGGATGGATAAGATGCTATAGTATGGAGCTGCTGGGAGTGGTGGGTGTAAAGAAAAGGCCTGATGTACCAGTTGAACGTAGTTAATCCTCTTCTCCCTGAACTGCTCCAGCGCCCGAACAGCTTCTCTCTGCATGGGGAATGCCACACCCTGAAGAGTCTGCTGCTTTGTGTCAACGTGGATGTCTGTCTGCAGCTGTaaatacacatttaaacacaaaaacctTGAACAATATTTACACACTGACTTATAGTCACTAATGCAGTCACGATGGCTGTTAACTGATTCATTAGGAATGAGTTGTGCAATCCCATCATTGaggttttaatttatatatatatatatatatatatatatatatatatatatatatatatatatatatatatatatattattatttttcaaatgttcCAATATTCTGCATTTTACTTCTGCTGTTTTGATCCCTTCAAACTAATTTGATTAATTCAAACTAATATCCATTTTATTAGTTAACAGTCACTTCTGGGCTGCTAGTAAAAATTTTACATAAACCACAGATTGTTCAGCTGTCACTGTTACTACCATATAAAATGTTATCATGGCTGTGAGTTTGGGGGGCAAATGTAACACAAAAGATAATTTCAAATGTTCTTATGTTTAAAATGCATAATTAAAATCATGTATCTAGCAACATGAGTATCTAGTTGAAGACTGATAATTATAATGTAAATACAACTAAAACTTGACATTATACCTGACAGATTAAAGAATCAGTACCATATACAGATGAAAAACTACTCTGTAATATTACTACTCATTAGTTTGAAGTATGCGCTTATTTGAGATACAGAGtaataatatcatttatttttcaagagTTACAATTGCGCAATTACTATGACCGCTTGTAATAAATTCAACATTCTGATATATTCCTTTTCATAATAAGTCCATTAATGGTTACTTTTGCCACAAACTATGACATGGTTGTCAGATAAatttatcatataaaaaagtgtATACTTGCATATAATAGTTTTGATATCGCTATATATGAGCATAccacaccacaattgtacagagcggttatctgagttaccgtagactttgtcagttcgaaacagtctgccctttctctgttgacctctctcatcaacaaggcgtttccatacaaagaactgctgctcactggatattttttatttttgacaccattctgagtaaattctagagactgttgtgtgtggaaatcccaggagatcagcagttacagaaatactcaaaccagcccatctggcactaacaatcatccatgcgattaccaaatcagccaatcgtgtggcagcagtgcataaaatcacgcagatacggatcaggagcttcagttaatgttcacatcaaccatcagaatggggaaaaaaggtgatctcagtgatttggactgtggcatgattgctggtgccagacaggctggtttgagtatttctgtaactgctgatctcctgggattttcacacacaacagtctctagaattgaccctgaatggtgccaaaaacaaaaacatccagtgagcggcaactcttgtggacggaaatgccctGTTGATAagagaactgacaaagtctacggtaactcagataaccgctctgtacaattctggtgagaagaacagcatctcagaatgcgggTTGGCGCCgtattggcggcacgagggggacccacacaatattaggcaggtgattttaatgttgtggctgatcggtgtgtgtacagtactgtgcaaaagtcttgggcacataagatgtttaacaaaaacatttgtcttaagatggttatttatatctttagctgtagtATGTCAAcaggtaatatacattttatacaccCAGACATTTCTTCTGCATatagaacagaataaaatgtagccctgcaacagatggactggccccacagagacccccactgaatattgagtcagtctgggattacatgaagagacagaagcaattaagacagcctaaatagatagaagaactgtggtaaattctccaagaaacttggcAAATCCtaactgccaacaaccaagaaaaactgtgtccaggtgtccctaggagaattggtgctgttttgaaggaaaagttggtcacaccaaatattgatttagctttttttatgtttactacactttggatgatgttaattgaaaaatgaaaattaattatggcactatttttgaagaaatcctcactatgcaaaatttttcacaattgcctaaaacttttgcacagtacatatatatatatatatatatatatatatatatatatatatatatatatacatacatacatacatacatacagtgtatATTTTGGCAAAAACAAAATCCTGTAAGGAACACTTCCTGTAAGGCAGGTTCATTTTACTACATACTTGTTTGTTGGTTGGTTTTTTGCCTGAGGTCACAAGAGCCTGACATGACTGTTCCGACTGCTGTggtttttgccttattttaataaagtgctTGCCTTACATGTACACCCATGTGGCACTTATGTTGATGCTAGCATTACCTCATTGAGTTTGATTTGCCTTAGTTCCTCTTCTGCTGCTGTCAGGGGGAGAGGCGCTGTCTGGGAGGTGAGGTACTTTTTATACCCGTTTAGAGAGACATCATCCTGGGCAGAGAGATTCATTAGTGGAACTAGTGGTCGTCCGATATTAGTTTTTGAATTTagctcttatttagcactatatttactcaatttcacataaaactttgtaaaaaagaatctaaaaaaattatattgtattttaaatggtagatagcagtttcttctgtcatcaaattttagtaatttattttcacaaccatggatggcatgtccacgttagcaatcgcattttctcaaaaaaccgaatcaatacaattgtacatacagtgcatagtgaataagacatttacttatagcacatgtgaagcgcttttaccttgaagttgcaccagagactatttagcagagatggaccacttctattaaaataaaagggagaaattggaacgctcaaccaataAGCTCTCGCGCCCAACGGTcaaaggtaaagaagcaccatttatgataccagtgttgtcagatattactgctgatttgaaatatgttctttgatcgtaatcttgaccaaccgttttggagatttcggtctttcctcattcaagtagattggagctgcactgtcatgactggaaatagcctcccgagagcgttccaaacatggccgacagtggacttgacttgctagaaagactttggttgcactaacacgctcgtgcggatccaatgcgagcagcagcaatcttctgacagtttaaacagcctggatcgcctgcttgcatTGTGTTCACTGATCATcactgatttgtgaatcagaggaacttttgatcctgatcctgaaattttgtttctagctgatagaatacgcgcttcagaggaagataataGATGAACGCTCGATcagaagaaaacgctggattttcgtgaggttcatgaattactgtttaaaaatctgtttaaatgagatatctgcatatttgcaaacggtatataatgGAAGTGTGATTGATAtcattgccttttatcattagaaaagaaagtttaaggtgacagggaactgctgaggagacgctgacagaatacgtgctttagaggtaaatatatgagcgctccacaggatgctggaccTGCTGAAGTTGTGagattggtttattacatctatttaaacgagatatgtgcatatttgcagacaatatatgaaattagttttattgatatttgcctttttatcattagacaagacagttaaaagttacagggaattgttgaggagggagagggagaatgaaacaggcgagcactttaacattatgagctcaaatgcgtgTGCCGCGGTTCTGATATTTGGACTGTTTAAATAACACTGTGtggcacaccggtctattattgtagtaacaggatggcacgtaacaacaaaacgaaccgtgactggtcgtttacatgtctcagtcactacacatgcaagcaggtgatttcgGTGCTCTCAAGAaaaaacaaatcggccaaacaggaaaatttatcagctgatgccgataattaaaaaagtcagaatatcggcctcGGCGATATAACGGTCGACCACTAGTAGGGACACATATGGCAGTGATACATTCATAGAGGGATTTGCTTTTAAGAATGACATCAGATATCTGTTATACCTTTAGAGTGCCAAAAATCTCCTCTTTAATGTGGCCACCACCAAACTCTTTCTTCAGCGTAGCCCTCGTAGCAGCATATAACATCTTTTGTCGAACCTGGAAAGACAATGATGGGTCATTTAGAAaatattctattaaaaaaaagaatgtgatgaGTGGTCTTGATAGAGCAGGCTTCTTGTTAAGGatcttaaatctttttttttaaaaaaggatctTTTTTTTGGTCTCGGTTTATGCAATTTAttctgactctagatcagtgtgACAGAACGACTGATTTGGGTGCGATtgagactctggtggttaaacgTTAAAAAGGGAGAGAATTAGAATTGCAAATTTCTATCACAGAACCACAACTGTTGGTCTTCTGTATCAGGTCACCCtagctttttataaaaaaaattatatacagagAAAAAACGAGATGAGATAAAAATCCAGAGCTTTTGCCTGAACGTATGTTTTCATTCTATGATCTTACCTTGTGCTTTTTTCTGCTGGGAAACGATCACAATATATCCTTGGTTCACTTTAGATACACTAACTTGTTATAACACAGTTACTGTATCTAAGACCCAATGAAATTGCTTTCCAAGTGCAGTTTTCTTGACAACGCATTTCCTATTGAAATAAGAAGCTGGGATGGGATATACTGCAGATCTTTACTTTTTAAATAGCCAAACGGTTTtcattacatcacagccatgaaccttGAATTGTAACTTGCTAGACAGGTACAGATGGATTTAGGGGAagggacaaaaaaattaaaaagtctgTGTGGTTCAACATGataaagtgaattttctaaatATTTAGGAGTACACCAGTATGTTACAAACGTGTACTAAAATCttgatttcatagggtctttaatgACCATATTTATACCGCATTACAAATCCAGTGTTATTACAGCATATTTATAGACTGGTTTAATGTGGACAGGCTTAACTGGCAACCAGATCTAAAGTAAACAGCTTTAATTCAGTTGTATTATATATGCAGTGGATGGATTAAAATGCATCGAGCTGTATCATCTTGTGATTTCCAAAGGCCTTGTATGAGCTACAGGGGGACAACAGGATTCAAACCCAATCTGACTGCAGCGGTAAGACAGGTCTGATAGGTATAAAAGCACTCACTGGAGAGCGGTCTGGAGACCAGGCCAGAAAGATCCACTCATAACCCTGGTTATTGGTGGTGTCCAACCTGTAGAGAAGGTATGAGGGCATGTCATCCTCCACAAGTGGTAGAACATAGCTGTCCCATTCTTGGTCCCATTTCTTGGCAGCTCGTTTGCATCCGCCAAGAACTAGTTTCTCTACAGGAACCCAACAGAGGAAAGTGCGATATGTGATTGTCCTGTTACCATGCATGGGCAATAACGCTCAGATATTCAGTTacctttgaaatgtaatttgtaatgtagtattttcagtatgttttgtttttctttttttttcaaaaacataagCTAGTACAGCTCCTAAAAATGGTTGTGCTCCAATATGCAAATATACAGTGGCCCTGTAAAGTATGTAGACACTTAAGCCATACACAAAAACGTACAAAGGAcattttttggcttttttttaaagacatatagaaacacaaatacaatttacaaacaaaacaccgacaaaaagaagtttgtatgGTTTCAGATTATAACAAAATAGATATTGTTCAAAACTGACCCGAATTCATGCAGCCACTAAAAATGATCTTGGCTTAGAAAAGTtagtgacttaaaggaatagttcaggaaaattctctcatcatttactcaccctcatgacacccaaaatgtgtatgattttctttcttctactgaacacaaatgaagatttttagaagaatatctcagctctgtaggtccatacaatgcaagtgaatggtgactaaaactttgaagctccaaaaagcacataaatgcagcataaaagtaatccataagactccattggtttaatccatgtcttctgaagtgatccaaattagttttgggtgagatcagaccaaaacataactccttttttactgtaaatcttgacattgcagtctctaggtacgatcataatttcaaacttgattacactttctaacGCTTGACGCACACGCAAAGCGCTAGACAGCGGTAGGAAGTgtcatcgagcttgaaatcatgatcgccaaggagactacagatgtcaagatttatgggggaaaaggagttacattttgttaccttttattatgcctttttggagcttcaaagtttttgtcaccattcacttgaattgtatggacctacagagctgagaatgagatattcttctaaaaatcttcatttgtgttcagcagaagaaagtaagtcatacacatctgggatggcatgagggtgagtaaatgatgagggaattttcattttatccctttaagtgtccaaacatTTTCTGAGGCCACTGTATGTAAAACTGTCATCTCACCATTTTCAATCGCTACTTTGATCAGCCGATAGTCACCATTCCGAGCCTTTGCAAAGATTTCTTTCACTTCCCCGGTAGCTGAGAACAGAAAGCACAGAGTGAATATTGCAAGACAATGAGACCATTTATTCTGGTCCAAGACAAAGTGGACCATCTCTGGATGAGTGAAGTAAAATTTGGCTGATGAATCCAATCTAAAGAGGCATTGTTAGGACAACAGACCGAAGTTTTGGAGACCTCAGTCCATTCCTCGGGTATGTTCTCTCAAAAATTATACTGAAATCACAAGCATAATTATGGATGTATCATCAAACCTTAAGCATGGTTGATTCTGTGCATCCCATACTCTTGTTGTCTTGGCAACGCAATGCCACTGCAGTTCAATCCGAATGTAAATAGCTTCGAATTAAGGTGGCACAGTTAATACCAATAGACCTTTGAGACATGCTGCCTTCCTTATGAGTGCACAATCCTGAATTGCAGTATGATgataaaatacacacagccaaTCTGGCTTTATTTGCATTCCCATATTAGAGCAACAAAAGCGGAGCATACTTGACACAGATTCAGTGTCTGGCTCTGGTTTGTTTATAGCGAGCTTCCAATAAAACTCTTTGAGGTACTTCAGTCTATAGCGACGAACACAACAGCTTTTCTGTATTTTAAAACTACCATCAAATACAGAAATGTGCGTGACATCAATCATGCAATAAGATACGTCCGGCTTATTTGAATCGCTAATAAAA
This genomic window contains:
- the LOC127436920 gene encoding twinfilin-1-like, translated to MSHQTGIQATGEVKEIFAKARNGDYRLIKVAIENEKLVLGGCKRAAKKWDQEWDSYVLPLVEDDMPSYLLYRLDTTNNQGYEWIFLAWSPDRSPVRQKMLYAATRATLKKEFGGGHIKEEIFGTLKDDVSLNGYKKYLTSQTAPLPLTAAEEELRQIKLNELQTDIHVDTKQQTLQGVAFPMQREAVRALEQFREKRINYVQLEIDFSKESIKLSSTTPTELRDLPKRIPKDAARYHFFLYKHSHEGDYLESTVFIYSMPGYNCSIKERMLYSSCKNPLIDTVEKNLGIEIAKKLEIDNGDELTSDYMYEEVHPKQHAHKQAFAKPKGPTGKRGGRRITQAPGDGGNNN